The sequence below is a genomic window from Effusibacillus lacus.
GCGAATAATGGTGGTTTCCACTTCTTTCAGCAGTTTGGCAGACACCTTGGATACCGGCGCATAGGTACCCATGCCCCCGGTGTTGGGCCCTTTGTCCCCGTCAAATACCTGTTTGTGGTCCTGGGAGGGCACCATCAGCCTGACAGTCTGTCCGTCTACAAACGCCAGAACGGTCGCTTCCTCCCCGGCAAGAAACTCTTCAATGACCACCTGACTGCCCGCTTCCCCAAATTCCTTCGCTTCCATGATCGACCGAACCGCATCTTCCGCTTCCGTGACCGTTTGCGCCACAATCACCCCTTTTCCGGCCGCCAATCCGTCCGCTTTCACAACAATCGGGGCACCCTGCTCCCGGATGTACTGCAATGCCGGTTCCATCTGCGTAAATGTCTGATACTTGGCGGTCGGCACTCCCAGTTCCATCATCAGATCCTTGGCAAAGGATTTGCTGCCTTCTATCAGAGCCGCCTCCCGGCGCGGTCCGAAGATGCGGAGTCCCCGCTTTTCAAACTCATCCACAACCCCGGAAAGCAGAGCCGCTTCCGGCCCTACCACAGTAAGATCAACACCTTCCCGCTGCACAAAATCGGCCAACTGCTCCACCGCCTCCACTGCAATGGGCACACACTCGGCAATCTGAGCTATTCCAGCGTTGCCCGGCGCACAGAAGATTTTGTCCACGCGGGGGCTTTCGGCCAATTTCCATACGAGAGCGTGTTCACGCCCCCCGCTTCCAATCACCAAAACCTTCATTCTGTTTCGCCCCCTTTCCATTTTTTTCGACAGGCAAGGTCTGACCTTTGTTTAAATCAATCCTGACCCATCTGTTCCATAGCCCTATAAGGTCTTACCTGTTTTTTGAAAGCTGGTTCTCGCCATAAAGGCCTTTCTTGATTCACACTTGTCAAACGGTGTCAGTGAGTGCAGGGTTTTGGCGAGAAAAAGGGTCTGACCTTTCTTTTTGTCAGTAAATGCTGCCATAAAAGGGTTACTCAATGATCCGATGTCGCTTGATGGTCGTTTTCTCCGCCATTTGTCGAAACTGGCTTTTTCGACAAATATTAGAAGGCGGATGAGCCAGAGACGCCCCTGACTCATCCGTGCTTGAATTAATGCTTAAAGTGGCGAACCCCGGTGAACACCATGGCAATCCCTGTCCGGTCTGCCGCTTCGATGGACTCGTTGTCCTTGATTGAACCGCCCGGTTGAATGATGGCGGTTATTCCAGCCTTCGCTGCCGCCTCCACTGTATCAGGCATTGGGAAGAACGCATCGGATGCAAGCACCGCTCCCTTTGCCAGGTCGCCTGCCTGTTCAATCGCAATCTTGGCCGCACCCACGCGGTTCATCTGGCCTGCCCCGACCCCGACGGTTCTGTTTTCCCGTGCCAATACGATTGCATTGGACTTCACGTGCTTGACCACTTTCCATGCAAAGAGCAACTGCTTCAATTCCTCTTGTGTCGGCTGACGACGGGTAACAACCTGCAGTTCTTCCGCTGTGACCACCTTCCGATCCAAATCCTGAATCAGCAAACCGCCTTCCACCTTCAAGGAGGTGCGGGGTGCACCGAGAAGGGAGCTTGCCTTGGATGCCTTGGATGCCTCAGACGTTTCCCCGATCGCCGCTTCCATCAGGCGGAGGTTCTTTTTTCTGGCAAGAATCTCGAACGCTTCCGGTTCGTAACCGGGAGCCAGAATGATCTCGAGGAACAGTTCGGACATCCCTTGCGCGGTAGCTGCATCCACAACCCGATTGAGTGCAATAATGCCGCCAAAGATGGAGACAGGGTCCGCTTCGTAGGCTTTCTGCCATGCGCCATGGATTGTGTCGGCGATACCCACACCGCAGGGATTGGTGTGCTTGATGGCGACGACTGCCGGTTCCGCGAATTCCTTTACGATGGCCAGGGCTGCGTTGGCGTCATTGATATTGTTGTAGGATAATTCTTTGCCGTGGAGCTGTTTGGCCCCTGCAATCGTGTCGGCGCCCGCTGCCGGTTCCCGGTAGAACGCCGCTTGTTGATGCGGGTTCTCTCCGTAGCGGAGATCCTGTTCCTTCTCATAGGTCAACGTGACCGACTCCGGAAACTCTTCTCCCGTCAGACGGGTCATGTACTGGGCTACCAGCGCATCGTAGGCGGCCGTATGGCGGAACACTTTTGCCGACAACGCCAATCGGGTATCCTCAGAAATAGGTTGTCCCTTCTCCAGGCTCTCCACGACCAATCCATAATCAACCGCATCGACCAGAACGATGACGTCACGGTAGTTCTTCGCAGCCGCACGGAGCATGGACGGTCCCCCGATATCGATGTTCTCGATCGCCTCGTCATGAGTCACGCCCGGCTTCAGGATGGTTTCCTTAAAGGGATAAAGGTTGACGACAACCAGGTCAATCGGCTTGATGCCAAGTTCTTCGATTGCCTGCATGTGTTTCTCATTGTCACGAACGGCCAGCAATCCGCCGTGGATATTGGGATGAAGGGTCTTCACCCGTCCGTCCATAATTTCCGGAAATCCCGTTACATCGGATATGCCCGTTACAGGAATCCCCTCTTGCTGCAGCAGCTTGGCGGTTCCGCCAGTCGACACGATTTCCACGTCGTGTTTTACAAGAACCTTCGCCAGTTCTACAATTCCGGTCTTGTCTGACACACTGATCAAAGCCCGTCTCATGTTCTACCCCCACCCATTTGGATCTTCCCGGCGGCAAAATCGGCCACAACCCGAGGCAGCAGCTTGTGCTCCACCGATTGGATCTTTGCCGTCAGTGTCTCTCTGGTTTCGTTTCTTTCGATCTTGATTCTCTCCTGTGCAATTACAGGCCCGGTGTCCATCCCTTCATCAACAAAATGCACCGTGACTCCGGTCTCCTCCACTCCCGCTTCCAGAGCCTGTCCAATCGCGTCCTTACCGGGAAACATGGGCAGCAGGGACGGATGCAAGTTGAGTATCCGTCCGCCGTAGGCATCCAGAAGGGTAGGTCCCACCAACCGCATATATCCTGCCAACACGACAAAATCAACCTGTCTGGCTCGCAATTCCTCCAGAATTCGGGTTTCGTAGGCAGCTTTGTCAGGAAACTCTTTGGGAATCAATACAAGGCTCGGAACACCCGCCTCTTCCGCACGGACAACCGCTTTGGCTTGGGGTTTGTCGCAAACCACCAGCACAACGGATGCACCCCCCAGGTTTCCTGCCGCCGAGCGGTCCAACAGCACCTGCAAGTTGCTGCCGCTGCCGGAAACAAAAACTGCAATCCGCTTCATGCTCCCGCTCATTCTTCTTCCTCAATTCCCGGGATGATCACTTTGCGGTTCCCTTCCACAATCCGTCCGATCCGGTATGCCCGTTCCCCGAGGCGATTGGCCGCTTCCACAAAATCATCCGCCTGCCCGGCCGGAACCACAGCAATCAATCCGATGCCCATGTTAAAAGTGCGGTACATATCCACGTCCGGGATGTTTCCTTCCCGCTGCAGCAGTGCAAAAATCGGCAGCACCGGCCAGGAGCCGAGCTCGATTTCCGCATCGCATCCTTCGGGCAGCACCCGCGGGATGTTTTCCCAGAAACCGCCGCCTGTCACATGGACAAACGCATGCACATCAAACTGCCCACGGAGGGCCAGCCCATTTTTTACATAGATGCGGGTTGGGGTCAGCAGTTCATCGCCCAACGTCTTGTCCAGACCCGGCAGCCGGGTATTCAGGGAGTAGCCCTTCTCTTCCAGCAGAACTTTCCGTACCAAAGAATAGCCGTTGGAATGAATGCCGCTGGAAGCCAGGCCAATCAGCGCATCCCCCGGTTTGACTTTGGAACCGTCGATCATCTTGCTTTTCTCTACAATGCCCACAGAGAAGCCGGCAATGTCATACTCGCCATCCGCATACATGCCGGGCATCTCGGCCGTTTCGCCGCCCACCAGGGCGCAGCCGGCCTGCACGCATCCGTCCGCAATTCCCTTGACGATTTGCTCCGCTGTCTCCGGAACGAGTTTGCCGGTTGCAAGATAATCAAGAAAAAAGAGGGGTTCGGCTCCCATGACCAGGATGTCGTTTACACACATGGCGACAGCATCCATTCCGATGGTGTCGTGTTTATCCATCAGGAA
It includes:
- the purD gene encoding phosphoribosylamine--glycine ligase codes for the protein MKVLVIGSGGREHALVWKLAESPRVDKIFCAPGNAGIAQIAECVPIAVEAVEQLADFVQREGVDLTVVGPEAALLSGVVDEFEKRGLRIFGPRREAALIEGSKSFAKDLMMELGVPTAKYQTFTQMEPALQYIREQGAPIVVKADGLAAGKGVIVAQTVTEAEDAVRSIMEAKEFGEAGSQVVIEEFLAGEEATVLAFVDGQTVRLMVPSQDHKQVFDGDKGPNTGGMGTYAPVSKVSAKLLKEVETTIIRPVVDGLAAKGTPYKGVLYAGLMLTAQGPKVIEFNARFGDPETQVVLPLLENDLVEVAEAVIEGRLGEVELSWKNGAAVCVILAAQGYPGSYRKGDVITGLDHLPEQVAVFHAGTAAKDGQLVTNGGRVLGVTGFGHDLKAAKEAAYRGVEAIHFEGMHYRTDISDKAFRS
- the purH gene encoding bifunctional phosphoribosylaminoimidazolecarboxamide formyltransferase/IMP cyclohydrolase gives rise to the protein MRRALISVSDKTGIVELAKVLVKHDVEIVSTGGTAKLLQQEGIPVTGISDVTGFPEIMDGRVKTLHPNIHGGLLAVRDNEKHMQAIEELGIKPIDLVVVNLYPFKETILKPGVTHDEAIENIDIGGPSMLRAAAKNYRDVIVLVDAVDYGLVVESLEKGQPISEDTRLALSAKVFRHTAAYDALVAQYMTRLTGEEFPESVTLTYEKEQDLRYGENPHQQAAFYREPAAGADTIAGAKQLHGKELSYNNINDANAALAIVKEFAEPAVVAIKHTNPCGVGIADTIHGAWQKAYEADPVSIFGGIIALNRVVDAATAQGMSELFLEIILAPGYEPEAFEILARKKNLRLMEAAIGETSEASKASKASSLLGAPRTSLKVEGGLLIQDLDRKVVTAEELQVVTRRQPTQEELKQLLFAWKVVKHVKSNAIVLARENRTVGVGAGQMNRVGAAKIAIEQAGDLAKGAVLASDAFFPMPDTVEAAAKAGITAIIQPGGSIKDNESIEAADRTGIAMVFTGVRHFKH
- the purN gene encoding phosphoribosylglycinamide formyltransferase, which encodes MKRIAVFVSGSGSNLQVLLDRSAAGNLGGASVVLVVCDKPQAKAVVRAEEAGVPSLVLIPKEFPDKAAYETRILEELRARQVDFVVLAGYMRLVGPTLLDAYGGRILNLHPSLLPMFPGKDAIGQALEAGVEETGVTVHFVDEGMDTGPVIAQERIKIERNETRETLTAKIQSVEHKLLPRVVADFAAGKIQMGGGRT
- the purM gene encoding phosphoribosylformylglycinamidine cyclo-ligase, with protein sequence MSEQKQSVARANRKGREAPRLDAYARAGVNIDAGNETVDRIKPHVARTFRPEVITSLGGFGGGFQLDMSKYKEPILVSGTDGVGTKLKIAFLMDKHDTIGMDAVAMCVNDILVMGAEPLFFLDYLATGKLVPETAEQIVKGIADGCVQAGCALVGGETAEMPGMYADGEYDIAGFSVGIVEKSKMIDGSKVKPGDALIGLASSGIHSNGYSLVRKVLLEEKGYSLNTRLPGLDKTLGDELLTPTRIYVKNGLALRGQFDVHAFVHVTGGGFWENIPRVLPEGCDAEIELGSWPVLPIFALLQREGNIPDVDMYRTFNMGIGLIAVVPAGQADDFVEAANRLGERAYRIGRIVEGNRKVIIPGIEEEE